A single window of Halobacillus naozhouensis DNA harbors:
- a CDS encoding phosphoglycerate kinase, with translation MNKQTIRDVDVRGKTVFCRVDFNVPMSGGEVTDDTRIKAALPTIKHLSGNGAKVVLASHLGRPKGEVVEELRLDSVAKRLSELIGQTITKTDGVVGEEVNTALSETQGGDILLIENVRFHPGEEKNDPELAKAFANMADLYVNDAFGAAHRAHASTAGIAEHIPAVAGFLMEKEINVLSKALSDPDRPFTAIIGGAKVKDKIGVIDNLIDKVDHLIIGGGLAYTFVKAQGHEIGKSLLEEDKIDLAKEYMKKAEEKGVDFLMPEDVIVADDFSDSANTKEVAIDSIPADWEALDIGPKTREKYADVIKNSKLVIWNGPMGVFELETFANGTKSVANALAETEGYSVIGGGDSAAAVEKFGFANDMDHVSTGGGASLEFMEGKELPGVALLNDK, from the coding sequence ATGAATAAACAAACAATTCGTGATGTAGACGTACGAGGAAAAACCGTTTTTTGCCGTGTTGACTTTAACGTTCCTATGAGCGGTGGAGAGGTGACGGATGACACAAGAATTAAGGCAGCGTTACCGACGATTAAACATCTATCGGGTAATGGTGCTAAAGTGGTCCTTGCGAGTCACCTTGGACGGCCTAAAGGTGAAGTCGTGGAAGAGCTGCGGCTTGATTCGGTAGCCAAGCGCTTAAGTGAATTAATCGGCCAAACCATCACGAAAACGGATGGAGTAGTGGGCGAAGAGGTGAATACTGCTCTCTCAGAAACCCAGGGAGGAGATATTCTTCTGATAGAAAACGTTCGCTTTCATCCTGGTGAAGAAAAAAATGACCCGGAATTAGCTAAAGCTTTTGCCAACATGGCTGATCTGTATGTGAATGACGCCTTTGGTGCTGCGCATCGTGCGCATGCATCAACCGCGGGTATAGCAGAACATATCCCTGCTGTTGCGGGATTTTTAATGGAGAAGGAGATTAACGTACTGAGTAAAGCGTTATCTGACCCTGATCGTCCATTTACAGCCATTATCGGAGGCGCAAAGGTTAAAGATAAAATTGGCGTCATTGACAACCTCATTGATAAAGTAGATCACCTGATCATAGGTGGCGGGCTGGCCTATACGTTTGTAAAAGCGCAAGGGCACGAAATCGGCAAGTCGCTGCTAGAAGAAGATAAGATTGATCTTGCAAAAGAATACATGAAAAAAGCAGAGGAAAAAGGTGTCGACTTCTTAATGCCCGAGGATGTAATTGTTGCTGATGATTTCTCTGACTCTGCCAACACGAAAGAAGTAGCAATCGATAGCATTCCGGCTGATTGGGAAGCCCTAGATATCGGACCGAAAACGAGAGAAAAGTATGCAGATGTGATCAAAAACTCTAAGTTAGTTATTTGGAATGGACCTATGGGTGTGTTTGAACTGGAGACATTTGCAAATGGAACGAAAAGTGTAGCGAATGCGCTTGCAGAGACGGAAGGCTATTCCGTAATTGGCGGCGGGGATTCAGCTGCAGCCGTAGAGAAGTTCGGTTTCGCTAATGATATGGACCACGTATCTACGGGGGGCGGCGCATCCCTTGAATTTATGGAAGGTAAAGAACTTCCAGGCGTAGCTTTGCTTAACGATAAATAA
- a CDS encoding glutaredoxin family protein: MNKITLYGKSNCKLCDEVKDLVVVLAMDYQIEMTEVNIEDDEELLHSYFLEIPVLFVNEERMDYREIDVFSLRERLH; this comes from the coding sequence ATGAATAAAATAACACTGTACGGTAAAAGTAATTGTAAATTATGTGATGAAGTCAAAGATCTTGTTGTAGTGCTTGCCATGGACTACCAAATTGAGATGACTGAGGTTAATATAGAAGATGATGAAGAGTTATTGCATAGTTATTTTCTCGAAATTCCTGTCCTTTTTGTAAATGAAGAAAGAATGGATTACCGGGAAATCGATGTTTTTTCGTTAAGAGAGCGGTTACACTAA
- the trxB gene encoding thioredoxin-disulfide reductase, with product MTEERIYDVIIAGAGPAGMTAAVYTSRANLDTLMIERGIPGGQMANTEDVENYPGFDHILGPDLSNKMFDHAKKFGAEYAYGDIKEVIEGKEYKTVVAGNKEYKTRALIITTGAQYKALGVEGEKELGGRGVSYCAVCDGAFFKEKELVVVGGGDSAVEEGVYLTRFANKVTIVHRRDELRAQKILQDRAFDNDKIDFIWDTVVKEINEQDGKVGSVTLYNKKTNEEYEFDTNGVFIYIGLIPLSKPFESLGVTNEQGYIETDEKMETKVPGVFAAGDIREKELRQIVTATGDGSIAAQSAQNYIENLLEELKAVK from the coding sequence ATGACCGAAGAAAGAATTTATGATGTCATTATAGCAGGCGCCGGTCCGGCAGGGATGACGGCCGCTGTATATACTTCAAGGGCTAACCTTGATACGTTAATGATTGAACGTGGTATTCCTGGCGGCCAAATGGCAAATACTGAAGATGTGGAGAACTATCCTGGGTTTGATCATATTCTGGGACCTGATCTTTCCAATAAAATGTTTGACCATGCTAAAAAGTTCGGCGCAGAATATGCCTATGGCGACATTAAGGAAGTAATCGAGGGGAAAGAATACAAGACAGTTGTTGCTGGTAATAAAGAATATAAAACACGGGCCCTGATTATCACAACAGGTGCTCAGTACAAAGCGTTAGGCGTCGAGGGTGAAAAAGAGCTTGGGGGCCGTGGTGTTTCCTATTGTGCCGTTTGTGATGGTGCCTTCTTTAAAGAAAAAGAACTTGTTGTTGTCGGCGGAGGGGACTCTGCTGTAGAAGAAGGGGTCTATCTTACACGGTTTGCTAACAAAGTAACAATAGTTCACCGCCGTGATGAGCTGCGCGCTCAGAAGATTTTACAGGATCGTGCGTTTGACAATGATAAGATTGACTTCATCTGGGATACAGTTGTGAAGGAAATCAATGAACAAGACGGCAAAGTCGGAAGTGTCACGTTGTATAATAAGAAAACAAACGAAGAATACGAGTTCGACACAAACGGTGTGTTCATTTATATCGGTCTAATTCCGCTCAGCAAACCATTTGAAAGTCTTGGAGTTACGAATGAACAAGGCTATATCGAAACGGACGAAAAAATGGAAACCAAAGTGCCAGGTGTTTTCGCGGCAGGAGACATTCGTGAGAAAGAGTTACGCCAAATTGTGACAGCAACTGGGGATGGCAGTATTGCTGCCCAGTCTGCTCAGAATTATATTGAGAACTTATTAGAAGAGTTAAAAGCGGTAAAATAA
- a CDS encoding gluconeogenesis factor YvcK family protein, producing the protein MDRLNKPKVVVIGGGTGMPVLLRGLKYFPIDLSAIVTVADDGGSSGRLRSELSIPAPGDIRNVLAAMSDAEPMLLDLFQHRFANGNGLSGHSMGNLLLAAMTSMTGDFYHGIKEISRVLNVKGNIYPIANHSMNLHAEMEDGTLVTGESNIPKANKRIKRVYVSPLPIQPLPEAMNAIRDADLVVIAPGSLYTSILPNIIIPEIGQALRETKAKVTYVCNVMTQEGETSGYTAADHVQAIYDHVGEGCIHSVVVHNKPIGPNIRKVYAEENAEPVHYDMDRIKALGLNIIEEDIIDKSKAAIRHDTKKLAHLLHSML; encoded by the coding sequence ATGGATCGTTTGAATAAACCCAAGGTAGTAGTCATTGGCGGGGGGACCGGGATGCCCGTGTTATTGAGGGGACTTAAATACTTTCCGATTGACCTCTCCGCTATTGTGACCGTTGCAGATGACGGAGGGAGTTCAGGAAGATTAAGAAGTGAGCTTTCGATCCCAGCACCCGGTGATATTAGGAACGTGCTTGCGGCCATGTCGGATGCAGAACCAATGCTTCTTGATTTATTTCAACATCGTTTTGCTAATGGGAATGGACTTTCTGGACATTCAATGGGTAACCTGCTTCTCGCTGCTATGACATCAATGACTGGAGACTTTTACCATGGAATTAAGGAAATCTCTCGTGTGTTGAATGTGAAAGGGAATATTTACCCGATTGCAAACCATTCAATGAATCTGCACGCTGAAATGGAAGATGGTACGCTTGTAACTGGGGAGTCCAATATTCCAAAAGCCAACAAGCGAATTAAACGGGTATATGTCAGCCCGCTTCCTATTCAGCCGTTACCAGAAGCGATGAATGCCATCAGAGATGCAGATTTGGTTGTGATTGCACCGGGGAGTCTATACACTAGCATTCTTCCGAACATTATTATACCTGAGATCGGTCAGGCATTGAGAGAAACGAAGGCCAAAGTAACGTATGTCTGTAATGTGATGACACAGGAAGGGGAAACTTCAGGTTATACTGCTGCTGATCACGTGCAGGCTATCTATGATCATGTCGGCGAAGGATGCATTCATTCTGTTGTCGTTCATAATAAGCCAATTGGTCCGAATATCCGCAAAGTCTATGCAGAAGAAAATGCAGAACCCGTGCATTATGACATGGACCGAATTAAAGCGTTGGGATTAAACATTATTGAAGAAGATATCATTGATAAAAGTAAGGCTGCCATTCGCCATGATACGAAAAAATTAGCTCATTTGCTTCATTCGATGTTATAG
- the rapZ gene encoding RNase adapter RapZ gives MAEKENNTQLVIITGMSGAGKTVAIQSFEDLGFFCVDNLPPTLLPKFLDLMKDSTNDIKNVALVMDLRGREFFDSLFDALDRLGNEDWLEGHILFLDAEDQSLVSRYKETRRSHPLAKDGLPLEGIRQERKMLDELRGRAQTIINTSSLKPKELRERILDRYKAQKQQVFSVQMVSFGFKYGVPIDADLMFDVRFLPNPHYVENMRPLTGLNSEVSSYVFKWSDTQKFLEKLKDLLQFMLPQYKREGKSQLVVAIGCTGGQHRSVAIAEYLSNYFSSDFVTHVTHRDIDKRKGL, from the coding sequence ATGGCCGAAAAAGAAAACAATACTCAACTTGTAATCATAACTGGAATGTCTGGAGCAGGAAAGACGGTTGCTATCCAAAGCTTTGAAGACTTAGGCTTTTTTTGTGTTGATAATCTGCCGCCGACTCTTTTACCTAAATTTCTGGATTTAATGAAGGATTCAACTAATGATATTAAGAATGTGGCTCTTGTCATGGATTTAAGGGGACGTGAATTTTTCGATTCCTTATTTGATGCCCTTGATCGCTTAGGGAATGAGGACTGGCTGGAAGGTCATATTCTATTTCTGGATGCAGAAGATCAATCCCTCGTTTCAAGATATAAAGAAACTAGACGATCCCATCCATTGGCAAAAGATGGGCTGCCGCTCGAAGGCATTCGTCAGGAGCGGAAGATGCTGGACGAATTGCGGGGCAGGGCTCAAACCATTATTAATACGTCAAGCCTTAAACCTAAGGAGCTGAGAGAGAGAATTCTCGATCGATACAAAGCACAGAAACAGCAAGTGTTTTCTGTTCAGATGGTTTCTTTCGGGTTTAAGTATGGGGTGCCAATCGATGCAGACCTTATGTTTGATGTCAGATTTTTACCTAACCCTCATTATGTGGAAAACATGCGTCCGTTGACAGGGTTAAATTCAGAAGTTTCTTCCTATGTATTTAAATGGTCTGATACTCAAAAATTTCTTGAAAAGCTTAAAGATTTGCTGCAGTTTATGCTGCCGCAGTATAAGAGAGAAGGGAAGAGCCAGCTAGTAGTAGCAATTGGCTGTACGGGTGGACAGCACCGTTCTGTTGCCATAGCTGAGTATCTTTCCAATTACTTTTCCAGTGACTTTGTTACCCATGTGACGCACCGGGATATTGATAAAAGAAAGGGTTTGTAA
- a CDS encoding 8-oxo-dGTP diphosphatase translates to MQRVANCILLKDNHILMLKKPRRGWYVVPGGKMEAGENIKDSVVREFNEETGLRIKDPELKGSFTFIMKEDDQTVQEWMMFTFYTTDYQGELLEVSEEGQLEWVAVEDVLTKPMAEGDRYIFNHILASEEQVYGTFVYTTDFQLIDQDLDPSRPM, encoded by the coding sequence ATGCAACGTGTAGCAAACTGTATTTTACTTAAGGATAATCATATATTAATGTTAAAGAAACCAAGGCGTGGCTGGTATGTCGTTCCCGGCGGAAAAATGGAGGCAGGAGAGAATATTAAAGACTCCGTAGTCCGTGAATTTAACGAAGAAACTGGTTTACGCATAAAAGATCCTGAACTCAAAGGATCTTTCACTTTTATCATGAAAGAGGACGATCAAACTGTTCAGGAGTGGATGATGTTTACGTTCTATACTACAGACTATCAAGGAGAGCTATTAGAAGTCAGTGAAGAGGGTCAGCTCGAATGGGTAGCTGTAGAGGATGTGTTGACTAAACCGATGGCTGAAGGTGATCGTTATATATTCAATCATATTTTAGCGAGTGAAGAACAAGTATACGGTACATTCGTCTATACGACTGACTTTCAATTGATCGACCAGGATCTGGACCCGTCTCGACCTATGTAA
- a CDS encoding sugar-binding transcriptional regulator, whose amino-acid sequence MRALIDLQKKLFPDVLEIMQRRYQLLHYIRLMQPVGRRALSENSQLAERTVRSEVDFLSKQGAVDITSRGMHLTYEGQAILEQLAAFIKDVTGIKVLEQQLMDKLKLDDVVVIPGDSDQSDWVKQEMGKACVEYLKAHLQSRETVAITGGSTMAAVAEMMTPLEKASQCMFVPARGGLGERVENQANTICAEMAKKARGDYRLLYVPDPLSEESYQTIIEEPSIKEVLDMIRNAGMVVHGIGEAMTMAERRKTPTSQLELIHERQAVGEAFGYYFNQSGEIVHKVRTVGLQLEDLALAEDVIAVAGGKSKARAIASYFQPGQSNILITDEGAASELVKGYPF is encoded by the coding sequence ATGAGAGCTTTAATTGACTTACAAAAGAAATTGTTTCCGGACGTCCTTGAAATTATGCAAAGACGTTATCAACTGCTTCACTATATTCGGTTGATGCAGCCGGTGGGCAGAAGAGCGCTATCTGAGAACAGTCAGCTTGCTGAAAGGACCGTTAGAAGTGAAGTTGACTTTCTGAGCAAGCAAGGGGCTGTTGATATTACATCAAGAGGAATGCATTTGACCTATGAAGGGCAGGCGATTCTTGAACAGCTAGCAGCGTTTATAAAGGATGTAACGGGAATAAAAGTTTTAGAACAGCAGTTAATGGATAAATTAAAGTTAGACGATGTTGTCGTCATTCCGGGTGATAGTGATCAGTCAGACTGGGTTAAACAGGAAATGGGCAAAGCTTGTGTCGAATACTTGAAAGCACATTTGCAATCAAGAGAAACAGTTGCTATTACCGGCGGCTCGACAATGGCTGCTGTAGCAGAGATGATGACACCACTCGAAAAAGCGAGTCAATGTATGTTTGTACCAGCTCGCGGAGGCCTTGGAGAGCGTGTCGAGAATCAGGCTAATACAATTTGTGCTGAAATGGCGAAAAAAGCCAGAGGTGATTATCGCCTTCTCTATGTTCCTGACCCTTTAAGTGAGGAATCCTATCAGACGATCATTGAAGAACCTTCTATTAAAGAAGTGCTCGATATGATCCGTAATGCAGGTATGGTTGTTCACGGAATAGGAGAGGCTATGACAATGGCCGAACGACGGAAAACGCCAACTTCTCAGCTGGAGTTAATTCACGAAAGACAAGCAGTAGGAGAAGCGTTTGGTTATTACTTTAACCAATCAGGCGAGATCGTCCATAAAGTTCGGACAGTCGGATTGCAGCTTGAGGACCTGGCTTTAGCCGAGGATGTTATCGCGGTCGCAGGAGGAAAATCTAAAGCACGGGCGATTGCTTCCTATTTTCAGCCGGGTCAGAGTAATATACTGATCACCGATGAAGGGGCTGCATCAGAGTTAGTAAAGGGTTATCCCTTTTAA
- the whiA gene encoding DNA-binding protein WhiA — translation MSFASEIKKELTNVEAEEKSSVEAELAALVRMNGTFSLSNKSYLLDIQTENAAIARRIYMLIKKLYPYPVELLVRKKMRLKKNNVYIVRMKENAEKLLKDLEILVGPFSVNPEIPKKYLGTTACKRAYLRGAFLAGGSVNNPETSSYHLEVHSSDESHNEALCELMNSFGLHARTLERKKGFITYLKEAEKITELISNIGAHQALFKFEDVRIVRDMRNSVNRLVNCETANLNKTIGAAFRQVENIKFIKRTVGLEALPDKLHEIASLRLQHQEVSLKELGELVSGSPISKSGINHRLRKIDDFAEKVRRGEVKESSQN, via the coding sequence GTGTCGTTTGCATCAGAGATTAAAAAGGAATTAACGAATGTGGAAGCCGAAGAAAAGAGTAGTGTGGAAGCGGAACTGGCAGCCCTCGTTCGAATGAATGGAACATTCTCTCTATCTAATAAGTCCTATTTGTTAGATATACAAACAGAGAATGCTGCGATTGCGAGACGCATTTATATGTTGATCAAAAAGCTATATCCGTATCCGGTCGAACTTCTGGTAAGGAAGAAAATGCGTTTAAAAAAGAATAATGTTTATATTGTCAGAATGAAAGAAAATGCTGAAAAGCTATTAAAAGACTTAGAAATTTTAGTCGGACCGTTCTCGGTCAATCCGGAGATTCCGAAAAAGTATTTGGGAACTACCGCTTGCAAGCGGGCATACTTACGAGGAGCCTTTTTAGCAGGAGGATCTGTAAATAACCCTGAGACATCGTCTTATCATTTAGAGGTCCACTCATCTGATGAATCGCATAATGAAGCATTATGTGAGCTTATGAACAGCTTTGGGTTACACGCCCGGACCTTGGAGAGAAAAAAGGGATTTATTACTTATTTAAAAGAGGCTGAGAAGATTACCGAGTTGATTAGTAATATCGGGGCCCACCAAGCTCTTTTTAAATTTGAGGATGTACGTATCGTTAGAGATATGCGCAACTCCGTAAATCGGCTTGTTAATTGCGAAACGGCCAACTTAAATAAGACGATTGGGGCTGCATTCAGACAGGTGGAAAATATTAAATTCATTAAACGGACTGTAGGTTTAGAGGCCCTGCCCGATAAGCTTCACGAAATTGCATCACTTCGGCTTCAGCATCAGGAAGTTTCGTTAAAGGAGCTTGGGGAGTTAGTATCAGGCTCTCCGATAAGTAAATCCGGTATTAACCACCGCTTGCGTAAAATCGATGATTTCGCGGAGAAGGTTAGACGTGGAGAAGTGAAGGAAAGTAGTCAAAACTAA
- the tpiA gene encoding triose-phosphate isomerase, whose protein sequence is MRKQVIAGNWKMNKTHTEANEFVQATKHEVPSASEVESIVCAPFPFLQKMVEETNGSSLKVGAQNMHFEESGAFTGEVSPVMLKELGVTYVVLGHSERREIFEETDEVVNKKVHAAFNHGLTPIVCVGETLEQREADQTMDHVESQVKKALEGLTVEQIADTIIAYEPIWAIGTGRTATSEQANEVCTHIRKVVGEFANTEAAEAVRIQYGGSVKPANVDELLSQSDIDGALVGGASLEADSFLKLVEAGKHE, encoded by the coding sequence ATGCGTAAGCAAGTAATTGCAGGTAACTGGAAAATGAACAAAACGCACACAGAGGCAAATGAATTTGTTCAAGCAACTAAACATGAAGTTCCTTCAGCAAGCGAAGTGGAATCCATCGTTTGTGCGCCATTTCCTTTTCTACAAAAGATGGTCGAAGAAACGAACGGGTCTTCACTTAAGGTCGGCGCCCAAAACATGCACTTTGAGGAAAGTGGTGCCTTCACAGGGGAAGTAAGCCCGGTGATGCTTAAAGAACTTGGTGTTACTTATGTTGTACTTGGACACTCTGAACGTCGCGAGATTTTTGAAGAAACGGATGAAGTGGTGAATAAGAAAGTTCATGCTGCCTTTAACCATGGCTTAACTCCGATTGTTTGTGTAGGAGAGACACTTGAACAGCGTGAAGCAGATCAAACGATGGATCATGTAGAATCACAGGTGAAGAAAGCGTTAGAAGGACTGACTGTTGAGCAGATCGCTGATACGATCATCGCTTATGAACCAATTTGGGCTATCGGAACAGGACGTACAGCAACTTCTGAGCAAGCCAATGAGGTGTGCACACATATTCGTAAAGTGGTCGGCGAATTTGCTAATACAGAGGCAGCTGAAGCGGTGCGTATTCAATACGGCGGCAGTGTGAAACCAGCTAACGTAGATGAACTTCTCTCTCAATCTGATATTGATGGAGCCTTGGTTGGAGGAGCAAGTCTTGAAGCTGATTCTTTCCTAAAACTAGTGGAGGCAGGTAAGCATGAGTAA
- the clpP gene encoding ATP-dependent Clp endopeptidase proteolytic subunit ClpP translates to MNLIPTVIEQTNRGERAYDIYSRLLKDRIIMLGSAIDDNVSNSIVAQLLFLAAEDPDKDISLYINSPGGSITSGMAIYDTMQFIKPNVSTICTGMAASMGAFLLNAGTKGKRYALPNSEVMIHQPLGGTQGQASDIEIHAKRIIKMREKLNQILSERTGQPLEVIERDTDRDNFMSAHEAVDYGLIDKVMEKTGE, encoded by the coding sequence ATGAATTTAATCCCAACAGTAATTGAACAAACTAACCGTGGAGAACGTGCCTATGACATTTATTCCCGCTTATTGAAAGATCGGATTATTATGCTAGGCAGTGCTATTGATGATAATGTTTCCAACTCAATTGTTGCCCAACTATTATTCTTAGCTGCTGAGGATCCTGACAAAGACATTTCGCTTTACATCAACTCACCGGGTGGATCCATTACCTCTGGAATGGCCATTTACGATACAATGCAATTCATCAAGCCAAACGTTTCTACAATCTGCACAGGAATGGCTGCTTCTATGGGTGCTTTCCTTCTCAATGCCGGTACAAAAGGAAAACGTTATGCCCTGCCAAACAGTGAAGTGATGATCCACCAGCCTCTAGGCGGAACACAAGGGCAAGCATCCGATATTGAAATTCACGCTAAACGCATCATTAAAATGCGTGAGAAACTAAACCAAATTCTATCAGAGCGCACTGGTCAGCCACTTGAAGTGATTGAGCGTGACACAGACCGAGATAATTTCATGTCAGCTCATGAAGCTGTCGATTATGGTCTAATCGATAAAGTGATGGAAAAGACAGGCGAATAA
- a CDS encoding HPr family phosphocarrier protein has product MIEQSVKIELETGLQARPAAQFVQQANRFSSDIFIEKDQKRVNAKSIMGLMSLAVAYDEEILLIADGTDEEKAIAELTAFVKE; this is encoded by the coding sequence ATGATTGAACAGTCCGTTAAGATTGAATTAGAGACAGGTTTACAGGCTAGACCTGCTGCACAATTCGTCCAGCAAGCCAACCGCTTTTCTTCAGATATTTTTATTGAAAAAGATCAGAAGCGCGTGAATGCTAAGAGTATTATGGGGCTTATGAGTTTGGCAGTGGCCTATGATGAGGAGATTTTGTTAATAGCTGACGGCACAGATGAAGAAAAAGCGATAGCTGAATTAACAGCCTTTGTAAAAGAGTAA
- a CDS encoding tetratricopeptide repeat protein, producing the protein MTTSPNPAATNENTNIIPFLPTGNFYFSHGIHAFKKRRFDAAVKWLKKAIEISPDEPLYSCQLSVVYTEIGSYHAANQLLSEVIVQFGEQYPDCYYLMANNYAHLGLLSDAKKYAEKYLDYTGDGDFEEAAKQLLGMLNSIEEEEIEEDFAFDDEDELLIYQETAFYHLEHEEWGQALPVLQEMMELFPEFSLAKHKYAYALFQSGEHADAIELENAWLKKDHKNIHSLVNLACFYLAEQQEERALSLIEPLRNVYPMHEQQKLAIAETLARAGYYNEAVDRFRALRNKQVVRRRSYYKWFSISCYHTGNPSRALQLWEKGCKQFPKLSEEGGPWIRG; encoded by the coding sequence ATGACGACATCACCGAATCCTGCTGCAACCAATGAAAACACAAATATCATCCCTTTTTTACCAACAGGGAATTTTTATTTCTCTCATGGAATCCATGCCTTTAAAAAACGGCGGTTCGATGCGGCTGTTAAATGGCTGAAGAAAGCCATAGAGATCAGTCCTGATGAACCGCTTTATTCTTGTCAGCTCTCTGTTGTTTATACCGAGATTGGTTCTTATCATGCTGCGAATCAGCTGTTAAGTGAAGTAATTGTTCAATTTGGAGAACAATATCCGGACTGTTACTACTTGATGGCTAATAATTATGCCCATCTAGGTCTTTTAAGTGACGCTAAAAAGTATGCCGAAAAGTATTTAGATTATACGGGTGACGGAGACTTTGAGGAAGCGGCTAAACAATTGCTGGGTATGCTTAATTCCATAGAAGAGGAAGAAATTGAAGAGGACTTTGCTTTTGATGATGAAGATGAACTGCTTATTTATCAGGAAACGGCCTTTTATCATTTAGAACATGAAGAATGGGGCCAAGCTTTGCCCGTTTTACAAGAAATGATGGAATTGTTTCCTGAATTTAGTCTTGCCAAGCATAAATATGCGTATGCCTTGTTTCAAAGCGGTGAACATGCGGACGCGATTGAATTGGAAAACGCATGGCTGAAGAAAGATCATAAAAATATACACAGTCTCGTCAATCTAGCGTGTTTCTATTTAGCAGAACAACAAGAAGAACGAGCACTTTCCTTAATTGAGCCGTTAAGAAATGTGTATCCTATGCACGAACAACAGAAATTGGCTATCGCTGAAACGTTAGCACGAGCTGGGTACTATAATGAAGCAGTGGACCGTTTTCGAGCATTGAGGAATAAACAAGTAGTGAGGAGAAGAAGCTATTATAAATGGTTTAGCATCTCTTGCTATCACACTGGCAATCCATCGCGTGCTTTACAGCTTTGGGAAAAGGGATGTAAACAGTTTCCGAAGTTGAGTGAAGAAGGCGGACCATGGATTCGTGGATAA
- the gap gene encoding type I glyceraldehyde-3-phosphate dehydrogenase, with the protein MTVRVGINGFGRIGRNVFRAALKNNEVEIVAVNDLTDANMLAHLLQYDTVHGKLDEEVTVNGDNLVVGGKEIKVLSEKDPANLGWGDLGVEIVIESTGRFTQRDDAKKHLDAGAKKVVISAPAKQEDLTVVMGVNEDQYDKDEHHVISNASCTTNCLAPYAKVLNDKFGLKRGMMTTVHSYTNDQQILDLPHKDYRRARAAAQNIIPTTTGAAQAVAKVLPELDGKLSGMAMRVPTANVSIVDLVAELDKDVTAEEVNAALKEEAEGNLKGILDYSDEPLVSTDYNGNTHSSIIDGLSTLTLEDNMVKIVSWYDNETGYSNRCVDLAVYLKSKGL; encoded by the coding sequence ATGACTGTAAGAGTTGGTATTAACGGTTTCGGGCGCATTGGACGTAATGTTTTCCGTGCTGCACTTAAGAATAATGAGGTAGAGATTGTAGCTGTAAATGATTTAACGGATGCCAATATGCTGGCACACTTACTTCAGTATGATACAGTCCACGGTAAGCTTGATGAAGAGGTTACTGTTAATGGCGATAATCTAGTAGTTGGCGGGAAAGAGATCAAAGTCCTTTCTGAAAAAGATCCTGCTAACCTTGGCTGGGGAGATCTTGGAGTAGAAATCGTTATCGAGTCTACTGGTCGCTTCACTCAGCGTGACGATGCGAAGAAACACCTTGATGCAGGTGCGAAGAAAGTTGTTATTTCTGCTCCAGCAAAACAAGAAGACTTAACAGTAGTTATGGGTGTAAACGAAGATCAATATGACAAAGATGAGCACCATGTAATTTCCAACGCTTCTTGTACGACAAACTGCCTTGCGCCATACGCAAAAGTATTAAACGATAAGTTCGGTCTTAAACGTGGAATGATGACAACTGTTCACTCTTACACGAATGATCAACAAATCCTTGACTTACCACACAAAGACTATCGTCGTGCCCGTGCTGCTGCTCAAAATATCATCCCGACAACAACAGGGGCTGCGCAGGCTGTAGCTAAAGTGCTTCCTGAATTAGACGGTAAACTTAGCGGCATGGCTATGCGTGTTCCAACAGCAAATGTTTCTATCGTTGACCTGGTTGCAGAACTAGATAAAGATGTAACAGCTGAAGAAGTTAACGCAGCACTTAAAGAGGAAGCAGAAGGCAACCTTAAAGGAATTCTAGATTATAGTGACGAGCCTTTAGTTTCAACAGACTATAACGGCAACACGCATTCTTCTATTATTGATGGTCTATCTACTCTAACTCTTGAAGACAATATGGTTAAAATTGTTTCATGGTATGATAACGAAACAGGCTACTCTAACCGTTGTGTAGACCTTGCTGTATATCTTAAGAGCAAAGGCCTATAA